A genomic segment from Fundulus heteroclitus isolate FHET01 chromosome 6, MU-UCD_Fhet_4.1, whole genome shotgun sequence encodes:
- the LOC105930236 gene encoding zinc finger protein 665 isoform X1 translates to MNDMEFSVPLSSLALLVPPLRLMSAVMWEVVRQRNIKHYGKLEEFVSMVTDAVPELMSKREGRLLSLGLRARTTLELLRSEHPEDLKAVETHLNRIRTSCMEETNDPVIEAPEANFMKLVQGLIEDTDGREHFLKNVFPVEYGPDFDTALETLVCEFFTRLEELLPIPDFKQTATWVSAAPAVLEEYMQCVSNGDDLKFLLQSKQCHGKLAKTTVAAPFQSEDLLIPSLSLPPSLEVAIASHPSACDDENTDVPQIVMFDEELSTNPSTSTDFPESPKRTDGASSPRRRHQSGIHKCPECDKCFKHHSVLIEHQRLHSGLQPYNCSECGRAFRTATLLAGHRLRKCKNAAYICIKCGDSFPTSLEKFRHHCPKRRRSHDCVQCGKSFPKSSGLKEHLLTHVQSRLFKCSHCGAGFSGIGDLKYHQQVDHDKPYQCKQCGKSFISSKSLAKHQQRHEEGGDMETVKSMSGGKHGKSVPSHRTSSVSLSFRKMSVKAIYPGGRITHNCPLCGRSFKYRFEFLEHQRFHTAVKPYKCSQCGKAFRTEAHLSGHRKRKCKNAAHICTKCGCQFRSLHERVRHQCVQLLTKYECSHCGKTFKMAHLLRNHQMSEHQLPYSPNHRFRCRYCDETFPGISELKYHQRVDHEKPYQCQECGKCFLSEKCLANHEQRHNDDRPESCLVCGRGFRNRYDLKQHMRTHTGERPYQCTHCSQCFSTAGGLRSHTRVHTGEKPHVCPDCGKAFSQMGAMRTHRLTHTGERPFKCSICGKGFTMAHKVTVHMRVHTGERPYVCSQCGKAFSDGSVLKQHMLNHSGVRPYHCQICPKTYTCLNHLRRHLKSHSSMN, encoded by the exons ATGAATGATATGG AATTCAGTGTCCCCCTGTCCTCGCTGGCTCTCCTGGTCCCACCGCTGCGCCTGATGTCGGCGGTGATGTGGGAAGTGGTCCGGCAGCGGAACATAAAGCACTACGGCAAGCTGGAGGAGTTTGTTTCCATGGTCACGGATGCCGTACCTGAGCTGATGAGCAAGCGGGAGGGGAGGCTCCTGTCGCTGGGCCTCAGAGCGAGG ACGACCCTCGAGCTGCTGCGCTCTGAACACCCAGAAGACCTGAAGGCCGTAGAGACTCATCTCAACCGGATCCGAACTTCTTGCATGGAAGAG ACAAATGATCCAGTAATCGAAGCTCCAGAAGCTAACTTCATGAAGCTTGTCCAGGGCCTTATCGAAGACACTGATGGCAGGGAGCACTTTCTCAAG AATGTGTTTCCTGTGGAGTACGGCCCGGACTTTGACACAGCGTTAGAGACACTCGTGTGTGAGTTCTTCACAAGACTGGAGGAGCTTCTGCCCATACCGGATTTCAAACAG ACTGCAACCTGGGTGAGTGCTGCCCCTGCTGTGTTAGAGGAATACATGCAGTGTGTCTCAAATGGGGACGATCTTAAATTTCTACTCCAGAGCAAACAGTGCCATGGAAAGCTGGCAAAGACCACTGTTG CAGCTCCTTTTCAGTCAGAAGATCTTCTGATACCGTCTCTGTCTCTCCCTCCGTCTCTGGAAGTGGCCATCGCTTCCCACCCAAGTGCctgcgacgacgaaaacaccgACGTCCCGCAGATCGTCATGTTCGACGAGGAGCTTTCCACGAATCCCTCCACTTCCACGGACTTTCCTGAATCGCCAAAACGGACCGACGGCGCGTCGTCTCCCCGCAGGAGGCATCAGTCAGGAATCCACAAATGTCCGGAGTGCGACAAATGCTTCAAGCACCACTCCGTCCTCATCGAGCACCAGAGACTCCACAGCGGCCTGCAGCCGTACAACTGCTCCGAGTGCGGGCGGGCCTTCAGGACGGCCACTCTGCTGGCCGGTCACCGGCTGCGCAAGTGTAAAAACGCGGCGTACATTTGCATCAAATGCGGCGACAGCTTTCCCACCTCGCTGGAGAAGTTCCGGCACCACTGCCCCAAGCGAAGGCGGAGCCACGACTGCGTGCAGTGCGGCAAGAGCTTCCCGAAGTCCAGCGGCCTGAAGGAGCACCTCCTAACTCACGTTCAAAGCCGGCTTTTCAAATGCAGCCACTGCGGCGCCGGCTTTTCAGGAATCGGTGACCTGAAATATCATCAGCAGGTGGACCACGACAAGCCTTACCAGTGCAAACAGTGTGGGAAGAGCTTCATCTCCTCCAAGTCTTTAGCCAAGCACCAGCAGCGGCACGAAGAAGGCGGCGACATGGAGACGGTCAAGTCGATGAGCGGAGGGAAGCACGGCAAAAGCGTGCCGAGCCACCGCACCTCTTCGGTGTCTCTGTCCTTCAGGAAGATGTCTGTTAAGGCCATCTACCCCGGGGGGAGGATCACCCACAACTGTCCGCTGTGTGGGCGGAGCTTCAAGTACCGTTTTGAGTTCCTGGAACACCAGCGGTTCCACACGGCGGTGAAGCCCTACAAGTGCTCCCAGTGCGGCAAAGCTTTCCGGACGGAGGCCCACCTGTCCGGCCACAGGAAGAGGAAGTGCAAGAACGCCGCCCACATCTGCACCAAGTGCGGCTGCCAGTTCAGGTCTCTGCACGAGCGCGTGCGGCACCAGTGCGTGCAGCTGCTGACCAAATACGAGTGCTCCCACTGCGGCAAGACCTTCAAGATGGCCCACCTGCTCCGGAACCACCAAATGAGCGAGCACCAGCTGCCGTACAGCCCCAACCATCGCTTCCGCTGCCGGTACTGCGACGAGACGTTCCCCGGCATCAGCGAGCTCAAGTATCACCAGAGGGTGGACCACGAGAAGCCCTACCAGTGCCAGGAATGCGGCAAGTGCTTCCTGTCCGAGAAATGCCTGGCCAATCACGAGCAGCGGCACAACGACGACCGGCCCGAGAGCTGCCTGGTCTGCGGCCGCGGCTTCAGGAACCGCTACGACCTGAAGCAGCACATGCGCACCCACACGGGGGAGCGGCCCTACCAGTGCACCCACTGCTCGCAGTGCTTCTCCACGGCAGGGGGCCTGCGCAGTCACACCAGGGTCCACACGGGGGAGAAGCCTCACGTGTGCCCGGACTGCGGGAAGGCTTTCTCCCAGATGGGGGCCATGCGCACCCACAGACTCACCCACACGGGGGAGAGGCCCTTCAAGTGCAGCATATGCGGCAAGGGGTTCACCATGGCCCACAAAGTGACGGTCCACATGCGCGTGCACACCGGAGAGCGGCCGTACGTGTGCTCCCAGTGCGGCAAAGCCTTCTCGGACGGCAGCGTGCTGAAGCAGCACATGCTGAACCACTCGGGGGTCCGGCCGTACCACTGCCAGATCTGCCCCAAGACCTACACCTGTCTGAACCACCTGAGGAGGCACCTGAAGAGCCACTCCAGCATGAACTGA
- the LOC105930236 gene encoding zinc finger protein 665 isoform X2 translates to MNDMEFSVPLSSLALLVPPLRLMSAVMWEVVRQRNIKHYGKLEEFVSMVTDAVPELMSKREGRLLSLGLRARTTLELLRSEHPEDLKAVETHLNRIRTSCMEETNDPVIEAPEANFMKLVQGLIEDTDGREHFLKNVFPVEYGPDFDTALETLVCEFFTRLEELLPIPDFKQTATWVSAAPAVLEEYMQCVSNGDDLKFLLQSKQCHGKLAKTTVAPFQSEDLLIPSLSLPPSLEVAIASHPSACDDENTDVPQIVMFDEELSTNPSTSTDFPESPKRTDGASSPRRRHQSGIHKCPECDKCFKHHSVLIEHQRLHSGLQPYNCSECGRAFRTATLLAGHRLRKCKNAAYICIKCGDSFPTSLEKFRHHCPKRRRSHDCVQCGKSFPKSSGLKEHLLTHVQSRLFKCSHCGAGFSGIGDLKYHQQVDHDKPYQCKQCGKSFISSKSLAKHQQRHEEGGDMETVKSMSGGKHGKSVPSHRTSSVSLSFRKMSVKAIYPGGRITHNCPLCGRSFKYRFEFLEHQRFHTAVKPYKCSQCGKAFRTEAHLSGHRKRKCKNAAHICTKCGCQFRSLHERVRHQCVQLLTKYECSHCGKTFKMAHLLRNHQMSEHQLPYSPNHRFRCRYCDETFPGISELKYHQRVDHEKPYQCQECGKCFLSEKCLANHEQRHNDDRPESCLVCGRGFRNRYDLKQHMRTHTGERPYQCTHCSQCFSTAGGLRSHTRVHTGEKPHVCPDCGKAFSQMGAMRTHRLTHTGERPFKCSICGKGFTMAHKVTVHMRVHTGERPYVCSQCGKAFSDGSVLKQHMLNHSGVRPYHCQICPKTYTCLNHLRRHLKSHSSMN, encoded by the exons ATGAATGATATGG AATTCAGTGTCCCCCTGTCCTCGCTGGCTCTCCTGGTCCCACCGCTGCGCCTGATGTCGGCGGTGATGTGGGAAGTGGTCCGGCAGCGGAACATAAAGCACTACGGCAAGCTGGAGGAGTTTGTTTCCATGGTCACGGATGCCGTACCTGAGCTGATGAGCAAGCGGGAGGGGAGGCTCCTGTCGCTGGGCCTCAGAGCGAGG ACGACCCTCGAGCTGCTGCGCTCTGAACACCCAGAAGACCTGAAGGCCGTAGAGACTCATCTCAACCGGATCCGAACTTCTTGCATGGAAGAG ACAAATGATCCAGTAATCGAAGCTCCAGAAGCTAACTTCATGAAGCTTGTCCAGGGCCTTATCGAAGACACTGATGGCAGGGAGCACTTTCTCAAG AATGTGTTTCCTGTGGAGTACGGCCCGGACTTTGACACAGCGTTAGAGACACTCGTGTGTGAGTTCTTCACAAGACTGGAGGAGCTTCTGCCCATACCGGATTTCAAACAG ACTGCAACCTGGGTGAGTGCTGCCCCTGCTGTGTTAGAGGAATACATGCAGTGTGTCTCAAATGGGGACGATCTTAAATTTCTACTCCAGAGCAAACAGTGCCATGGAAAGCTGGCAAAGACCACTGTTG CTCCTTTTCAGTCAGAAGATCTTCTGATACCGTCTCTGTCTCTCCCTCCGTCTCTGGAAGTGGCCATCGCTTCCCACCCAAGTGCctgcgacgacgaaaacaccgACGTCCCGCAGATCGTCATGTTCGACGAGGAGCTTTCCACGAATCCCTCCACTTCCACGGACTTTCCTGAATCGCCAAAACGGACCGACGGCGCGTCGTCTCCCCGCAGGAGGCATCAGTCAGGAATCCACAAATGTCCGGAGTGCGACAAATGCTTCAAGCACCACTCCGTCCTCATCGAGCACCAGAGACTCCACAGCGGCCTGCAGCCGTACAACTGCTCCGAGTGCGGGCGGGCCTTCAGGACGGCCACTCTGCTGGCCGGTCACCGGCTGCGCAAGTGTAAAAACGCGGCGTACATTTGCATCAAATGCGGCGACAGCTTTCCCACCTCGCTGGAGAAGTTCCGGCACCACTGCCCCAAGCGAAGGCGGAGCCACGACTGCGTGCAGTGCGGCAAGAGCTTCCCGAAGTCCAGCGGCCTGAAGGAGCACCTCCTAACTCACGTTCAAAGCCGGCTTTTCAAATGCAGCCACTGCGGCGCCGGCTTTTCAGGAATCGGTGACCTGAAATATCATCAGCAGGTGGACCACGACAAGCCTTACCAGTGCAAACAGTGTGGGAAGAGCTTCATCTCCTCCAAGTCTTTAGCCAAGCACCAGCAGCGGCACGAAGAAGGCGGCGACATGGAGACGGTCAAGTCGATGAGCGGAGGGAAGCACGGCAAAAGCGTGCCGAGCCACCGCACCTCTTCGGTGTCTCTGTCCTTCAGGAAGATGTCTGTTAAGGCCATCTACCCCGGGGGGAGGATCACCCACAACTGTCCGCTGTGTGGGCGGAGCTTCAAGTACCGTTTTGAGTTCCTGGAACACCAGCGGTTCCACACGGCGGTGAAGCCCTACAAGTGCTCCCAGTGCGGCAAAGCTTTCCGGACGGAGGCCCACCTGTCCGGCCACAGGAAGAGGAAGTGCAAGAACGCCGCCCACATCTGCACCAAGTGCGGCTGCCAGTTCAGGTCTCTGCACGAGCGCGTGCGGCACCAGTGCGTGCAGCTGCTGACCAAATACGAGTGCTCCCACTGCGGCAAGACCTTCAAGATGGCCCACCTGCTCCGGAACCACCAAATGAGCGAGCACCAGCTGCCGTACAGCCCCAACCATCGCTTCCGCTGCCGGTACTGCGACGAGACGTTCCCCGGCATCAGCGAGCTCAAGTATCACCAGAGGGTGGACCACGAGAAGCCCTACCAGTGCCAGGAATGCGGCAAGTGCTTCCTGTCCGAGAAATGCCTGGCCAATCACGAGCAGCGGCACAACGACGACCGGCCCGAGAGCTGCCTGGTCTGCGGCCGCGGCTTCAGGAACCGCTACGACCTGAAGCAGCACATGCGCACCCACACGGGGGAGCGGCCCTACCAGTGCACCCACTGCTCGCAGTGCTTCTCCACGGCAGGGGGCCTGCGCAGTCACACCAGGGTCCACACGGGGGAGAAGCCTCACGTGTGCCCGGACTGCGGGAAGGCTTTCTCCCAGATGGGGGCCATGCGCACCCACAGACTCACCCACACGGGGGAGAGGCCCTTCAAGTGCAGCATATGCGGCAAGGGGTTCACCATGGCCCACAAAGTGACGGTCCACATGCGCGTGCACACCGGAGAGCGGCCGTACGTGTGCTCCCAGTGCGGCAAAGCCTTCTCGGACGGCAGCGTGCTGAAGCAGCACATGCTGAACCACTCGGGGGTCCGGCCGTACCACTGCCAGATCTGCCCCAAGACCTACACCTGTCTGAACCACCTGAGGAGGCACCTGAAGAGCCACTCCAGCATGAACTGA